In a single window of the Cucumis melo cultivar AY chromosome 11, USDA_Cmelo_AY_1.0, whole genome shotgun sequence genome:
- the LOC103490502 gene encoding putative E3 ubiquitin-protein ligase RING1a isoform X4: MFSAQFVLVHHSVACLPAFLINQVKKLATLLILTGIIKKTRTVMECLHRFCRECIDKSMRLGNNECPACRTHCASRRSLRDDPNYDALIAALYPDIDKYEEEELTFHEEDRNRNKQIQESIAQIFQRQSEALSKKRMLGKDTAGVILTRSRRNHRNVHLRRQNGRGEEVSGYEDNEDDDDINEGKDSSSADERFTEVRQRRKKRHPTLRSSQPSSSIANIDSGDGCAESDLDMSRENRTVSPGLVLNTEMLGWGRGGVRSNSRHGSAGGSGNKSSRSSRLMKLVKYLRGLEENNNELDVHLLLISVDKESTPSLQQPHLHCRPSLTVKHLCEQYVSRKTSLQADDVEILSLKGRPRTSNEQSTRSASISIDGMSLVFDPFKYELQSLEGEKNLAGLQSDCTYSRDHLILGYRRRGQS; the protein is encoded by the exons ATGTTCAGTGCCCAATTTGTCTTG GTACATCACTCTGTAGCTTGTCTCCCTGCATTTCTGATCAATCAAGTAAAGAAACTAGCAACCTTGTTGATCTTGACAGGGATTATTAAGAAAACACGAACTGTAATGGAATGCTTGCACCGGTTCTGTAGAGAATGCATTGACAAGTCAATGCGGCTGGG GAACAATGAATGTCCAGCTTGTCGTACACATTGTGCCAGTAGACGTTCTTTGAGAGATGATCCAAATTATGATGCACTGATTGCCGCCCTATATCCAGATATTGATAAATATGAGGAGGAG GAATTAACATTTCATGAAGAAGACAGGAACCGTAATAAACAG ATTCAGGAATCAATTGCTCAGATCTTTCAAAGACAATCAGAAGCACTAAGTAAGAAACGCATGTTGGGAAAGGATACAGCTGGTGTGATTCTAACAAGATCACGTCGCAATCATAGGAACGTTCATTTAAGGAGACAAAATGGCCGAGGAGAGGAAGTATCGGGATATGAAGAtaatgaagatgatgatgatatcAATGAGGGCAAAGATTCATCTTCAGCTGATGAAAGATTTACAGAAGTTAGGcaaaggaggaagaagagacaTCCTACCCTTCGTTCTTCTCAGCCTTCTTCATCAATAGCCAACATAGATAGTGGAGATGGATGTGCTGAAAGTGATTTAGATATGAGCAGAGAGAATCGAACAGTTTCTCCAGGTCTTGTCTTGAACACTGAAATGCTTGGTTGGGGACGTGGTGGTGTACGTAGTAACTCCAGGCATGGTAGTGCTGGTGGGTCCGGCAATAAAAGTTCTAGAAGTAGTCGTTTAATGAAACTAGTCAAATATCTGCGAGGCCTAGAAGAAAATAACAATGAG TTGGATGTCCATCTCCTTCTTATTTCAGTGGATAAAGAAAGCACTCCAAGTTTGCAGCAGCCACATCTCCACTGCCGTCCAAGTTTGACTGTCAAACACTTGTGTGAA CAGTATGTCTCGCGGAAGACATCTCTGCAAGCTGATGATGTTGAAATACTGTCACTGAAAGGTCGCCCTAGGACTAGTAATGAGCAATCAACCCGAAGTGCTTCAATCTCAATTGATGGCATGTCTCTTGTTTTTGATCCATTCAAGTATGAGCTACAAAGTTTGGAAGGTGAAAAAAATTTGGCAGGACTTCAATCAGATTGCACCTATAGTAGGGACCACTTG ATTCTAGGATATCGTCGGAGGGGGCAGAGTTAA
- the LOC103490502 gene encoding putative E3 ubiquitin-protein ligase RING1b isoform X2: MPAHKRSWSDSVHGEDPRDQQFSHQDAKQSRTERETNTEIEEEEEEEEQREEQLKEGQRGDEGREEDEGEEEKQRQQLEEATGDRDSEGSQSSSSEEKPEFIFVELLGIRKDVQCPICLGIIKKTRTVMECLHRFCRECIDKSMRLGNNECPACRTHCASRRSLRDDPNYDALIAALYPDIDKYEEEELTFHEEDRNRNKQIQESIAQIFQRQSEALSKKRMLGKDTAGVILTRSRRNHRNVHLRRQNGRGEEVSGYEDNEDDDDINEGKDSSSADERFTEVRQRRKKRHPTLRSSQPSSSIANIDSGDGCAESDLDMSRENRTVSPGLVLNTEMLGWGRGGVRSNSRHGSAGGSGNKSSRSSRLMKLVKYLRGLEENNNELDVHLLLISVDKESTPSLQQPHLHCRPSLTVKHLCEYVSRKTSLQADDVEILSLKGRPRTSNEQSTRSASISIDGMSLVFDPFKYELQSLEGEKNLAGLQSDCTYSRDHLILGYRRRGQS, from the exons ATGCCTGCCCATAAACGTTCTTGGTCCGACAGTGTTCATGGAGAAGACCCCAGAGACCAACAATTCAGCCATCAAGATGCGAAGCAATCTCGAACCGAACGTGAGACCAATActgaaatagaagaagaagaggaggaggaggagcaaCGGGAGGAACAGCTCAAGGAAGGACAACGAGGAGATGAAGGGCgtgaagaagatgaaggtgAGGAAGAAAAGCAACGGCAGCAATTGGAAGAAGCGACCGGAGATAGAG ATTCCGAAGGAAGCCAATCCTCTAGCTCTGAAGAGAAACCGGA ATTTATTTTTGTGGAGCTGTTAGGCATTCGGAAAGATGTTCAGTGCCCAATTTGTCTTG GGATTATTAAGAAAACACGAACTGTAATGGAATGCTTGCACCGGTTCTGTAGAGAATGCATTGACAAGTCAATGCGGCTGGG GAACAATGAATGTCCAGCTTGTCGTACACATTGTGCCAGTAGACGTTCTTTGAGAGATGATCCAAATTATGATGCACTGATTGCCGCCCTATATCCAGATATTGATAAATATGAGGAGGAG GAATTAACATTTCATGAAGAAGACAGGAACCGTAATAAACAG ATTCAGGAATCAATTGCTCAGATCTTTCAAAGACAATCAGAAGCACTAAGTAAGAAACGCATGTTGGGAAAGGATACAGCTGGTGTGATTCTAACAAGATCACGTCGCAATCATAGGAACGTTCATTTAAGGAGACAAAATGGCCGAGGAGAGGAAGTATCGGGATATGAAGAtaatgaagatgatgatgatatcAATGAGGGCAAAGATTCATCTTCAGCTGATGAAAGATTTACAGAAGTTAGGcaaaggaggaagaagagacaTCCTACCCTTCGTTCTTCTCAGCCTTCTTCATCAATAGCCAACATAGATAGTGGAGATGGATGTGCTGAAAGTGATTTAGATATGAGCAGAGAGAATCGAACAGTTTCTCCAGGTCTTGTCTTGAACACTGAAATGCTTGGTTGGGGACGTGGTGGTGTACGTAGTAACTCCAGGCATGGTAGTGCTGGTGGGTCCGGCAATAAAAGTTCTAGAAGTAGTCGTTTAATGAAACTAGTCAAATATCTGCGAGGCCTAGAAGAAAATAACAATGAG TTGGATGTCCATCTCCTTCTTATTTCAGTGGATAAAGAAAGCACTCCAAGTTTGCAGCAGCCACATCTCCACTGCCGTCCAAGTTTGACTGTCAAACACTTGTGTGAA TATGTCTCGCGGAAGACATCTCTGCAAGCTGATGATGTTGAAATACTGTCACTGAAAGGTCGCCCTAGGACTAGTAATGAGCAATCAACCCGAAGTGCTTCAATCTCAATTGATGGCATGTCTCTTGTTTTTGATCCATTCAAGTATGAGCTACAAAGTTTGGAAGGTGAAAAAAATTTGGCAGGACTTCAATCAGATTGCACCTATAGTAGGGACCACTTG ATTCTAGGATATCGTCGGAGGGGGCAGAGTTAA
- the LOC103490502 gene encoding putative E3 ubiquitin-protein ligase RING1b isoform X1 codes for MPAHKRSWSDSVHGEDPRDQQFSHQDAKQSRTERETNTEIEEEEEEEEQREEQLKEGQRGDEGREEDEGEEEKQRQQLEEATGDRDSEGSQSSSSEEKPEFIFVELLGIRKDVQCPICLGIIKKTRTVMECLHRFCRECIDKSMRLGNNECPACRTHCASRRSLRDDPNYDALIAALYPDIDKYEEEELTFHEEDRNRNKQIQESIAQIFQRQSEALSKKRMLGKDTAGVILTRSRRNHRNVHLRRQNGRGEEVSGYEDNEDDDDINEGKDSSSADERFTEVRQRRKKRHPTLRSSQPSSSIANIDSGDGCAESDLDMSRENRTVSPGLVLNTEMLGWGRGGVRSNSRHGSAGGSGNKSSRSSRLMKLVKYLRGLEENNNELDVHLLLISVDKESTPSLQQPHLHCRPSLTVKHLCEQYVSRKTSLQADDVEILSLKGRPRTSNEQSTRSASISIDGMSLVFDPFKYELQSLEGEKNLAGLQSDCTYSRDHLILGYRRRGQS; via the exons ATGCCTGCCCATAAACGTTCTTGGTCCGACAGTGTTCATGGAGAAGACCCCAGAGACCAACAATTCAGCCATCAAGATGCGAAGCAATCTCGAACCGAACGTGAGACCAATActgaaatagaagaagaagaggaggaggaggagcaaCGGGAGGAACAGCTCAAGGAAGGACAACGAGGAGATGAAGGGCgtgaagaagatgaaggtgAGGAAGAAAAGCAACGGCAGCAATTGGAAGAAGCGACCGGAGATAGAG ATTCCGAAGGAAGCCAATCCTCTAGCTCTGAAGAGAAACCGGA ATTTATTTTTGTGGAGCTGTTAGGCATTCGGAAAGATGTTCAGTGCCCAATTTGTCTTG GGATTATTAAGAAAACACGAACTGTAATGGAATGCTTGCACCGGTTCTGTAGAGAATGCATTGACAAGTCAATGCGGCTGGG GAACAATGAATGTCCAGCTTGTCGTACACATTGTGCCAGTAGACGTTCTTTGAGAGATGATCCAAATTATGATGCACTGATTGCCGCCCTATATCCAGATATTGATAAATATGAGGAGGAG GAATTAACATTTCATGAAGAAGACAGGAACCGTAATAAACAG ATTCAGGAATCAATTGCTCAGATCTTTCAAAGACAATCAGAAGCACTAAGTAAGAAACGCATGTTGGGAAAGGATACAGCTGGTGTGATTCTAACAAGATCACGTCGCAATCATAGGAACGTTCATTTAAGGAGACAAAATGGCCGAGGAGAGGAAGTATCGGGATATGAAGAtaatgaagatgatgatgatatcAATGAGGGCAAAGATTCATCTTCAGCTGATGAAAGATTTACAGAAGTTAGGcaaaggaggaagaagagacaTCCTACCCTTCGTTCTTCTCAGCCTTCTTCATCAATAGCCAACATAGATAGTGGAGATGGATGTGCTGAAAGTGATTTAGATATGAGCAGAGAGAATCGAACAGTTTCTCCAGGTCTTGTCTTGAACACTGAAATGCTTGGTTGGGGACGTGGTGGTGTACGTAGTAACTCCAGGCATGGTAGTGCTGGTGGGTCCGGCAATAAAAGTTCTAGAAGTAGTCGTTTAATGAAACTAGTCAAATATCTGCGAGGCCTAGAAGAAAATAACAATGAG TTGGATGTCCATCTCCTTCTTATTTCAGTGGATAAAGAAAGCACTCCAAGTTTGCAGCAGCCACATCTCCACTGCCGTCCAAGTTTGACTGTCAAACACTTGTGTGAA CAGTATGTCTCGCGGAAGACATCTCTGCAAGCTGATGATGTTGAAATACTGTCACTGAAAGGTCGCCCTAGGACTAGTAATGAGCAATCAACCCGAAGTGCTTCAATCTCAATTGATGGCATGTCTCTTGTTTTTGATCCATTCAAGTATGAGCTACAAAGTTTGGAAGGTGAAAAAAATTTGGCAGGACTTCAATCAGATTGCACCTATAGTAGGGACCACTTG ATTCTAGGATATCGTCGGAGGGGGCAGAGTTAA
- the LOC103490502 gene encoding putative E3 ubiquitin-protein ligase RING1a isoform X3: protein MPAHKRSWSDSVHGEDPRDQQFSHQDAKQSRTERETNTEIEEEEEEEEQREEQLKEGQRGDEGREEDEGEEEKQRQQLEEATGDRDSEGSQSSSSEEKPENNECPACRTHCASRRSLRDDPNYDALIAALYPDIDKYEEEELTFHEEDRNRNKQIQESIAQIFQRQSEALSKKRMLGKDTAGVILTRSRRNHRNVHLRRQNGRGEEVSGYEDNEDDDDINEGKDSSSADERFTEVRQRRKKRHPTLRSSQPSSSIANIDSGDGCAESDLDMSRENRTVSPGLVLNTEMLGWGRGGVRSNSRHGSAGGSGNKSSRSSRLMKLVKYLRGLEENNNELDVHLLLISVDKESTPSLQQPHLHCRPSLTVKHLCEQYVSRKTSLQADDVEILSLKGRPRTSNEQSTRSASISIDGMSLVFDPFKYELQSLEGEKNLAGLQSDCTYSRDHLILGYRRRGQS, encoded by the exons ATGCCTGCCCATAAACGTTCTTGGTCCGACAGTGTTCATGGAGAAGACCCCAGAGACCAACAATTCAGCCATCAAGATGCGAAGCAATCTCGAACCGAACGTGAGACCAATActgaaatagaagaagaagaggaggaggaggagcaaCGGGAGGAACAGCTCAAGGAAGGACAACGAGGAGATGAAGGGCgtgaagaagatgaaggtgAGGAAGAAAAGCAACGGCAGCAATTGGAAGAAGCGACCGGAGATAGAG ATTCCGAAGGAAGCCAATCCTCTAGCTCTGAAGAGAAACCGGA GAACAATGAATGTCCAGCTTGTCGTACACATTGTGCCAGTAGACGTTCTTTGAGAGATGATCCAAATTATGATGCACTGATTGCCGCCCTATATCCAGATATTGATAAATATGAGGAGGAG GAATTAACATTTCATGAAGAAGACAGGAACCGTAATAAACAG ATTCAGGAATCAATTGCTCAGATCTTTCAAAGACAATCAGAAGCACTAAGTAAGAAACGCATGTTGGGAAAGGATACAGCTGGTGTGATTCTAACAAGATCACGTCGCAATCATAGGAACGTTCATTTAAGGAGACAAAATGGCCGAGGAGAGGAAGTATCGGGATATGAAGAtaatgaagatgatgatgatatcAATGAGGGCAAAGATTCATCTTCAGCTGATGAAAGATTTACAGAAGTTAGGcaaaggaggaagaagagacaTCCTACCCTTCGTTCTTCTCAGCCTTCTTCATCAATAGCCAACATAGATAGTGGAGATGGATGTGCTGAAAGTGATTTAGATATGAGCAGAGAGAATCGAACAGTTTCTCCAGGTCTTGTCTTGAACACTGAAATGCTTGGTTGGGGACGTGGTGGTGTACGTAGTAACTCCAGGCATGGTAGTGCTGGTGGGTCCGGCAATAAAAGTTCTAGAAGTAGTCGTTTAATGAAACTAGTCAAATATCTGCGAGGCCTAGAAGAAAATAACAATGAG TTGGATGTCCATCTCCTTCTTATTTCAGTGGATAAAGAAAGCACTCCAAGTTTGCAGCAGCCACATCTCCACTGCCGTCCAAGTTTGACTGTCAAACACTTGTGTGAA CAGTATGTCTCGCGGAAGACATCTCTGCAAGCTGATGATGTTGAAATACTGTCACTGAAAGGTCGCCCTAGGACTAGTAATGAGCAATCAACCCGAAGTGCTTCAATCTCAATTGATGGCATGTCTCTTGTTTTTGATCCATTCAAGTATGAGCTACAAAGTTTGGAAGGTGAAAAAAATTTGGCAGGACTTCAATCAGATTGCACCTATAGTAGGGACCACTTG ATTCTAGGATATCGTCGGAGGGGGCAGAGTTAA